The Candidatus Pelagibacter sp. IMCC9063 genome has a window encoding:
- the tig gene encoding trigger factor, with amino-acid sequence MKVTVTSSKKLQSTLKIVVEKKEIDAKIEVRLSELKNTINLKGFRPGKAPMELLKKQFGSSVYGEVAEKLLQESTFQALKEQNITPASQPKIDVQTSGEDKNLEFTVTVEQVPEIKKIDFEKITLNKYEVKSDKKEIEQRLKGIAESNKKYVDKKDKAANDDMVVFNFEATVEGKPFEGNKGEKLQIVLGKDLFIPGFDKQMIGSKQGDEKVAKVKLPENYPNKELAGKPAEFKCKIVEVKKPEDQKIDDAFAKNFGAKDLKDLESMIGNQISKEYESVTDQLLKKEILDDLDKKFTFDLPKGLLDDEVQNVEHSLVHEKMNELKAKGEKFKHEHDHDKIKLSDSDKQTALKIAKRRVKLALLLNKTGEENNIKVTPEELKMELEKQLRNYPGQEKNIRDFYQKNPAELTKLKGPVFEDKVVELIKSKGKIVTKVMSKEELLKLFNNIGEDSEKKKTSASKTKEKVAPSKNVKKATPKKTSKK; translated from the coding sequence ATGAAAGTTACTGTAACATCGTCCAAAAAACTTCAATCAACTTTAAAGATCGTAGTTGAGAAAAAAGAAATAGATGCCAAAATAGAAGTGAGACTATCTGAATTAAAAAACACAATTAATTTAAAAGGGTTTCGACCAGGTAAAGCTCCCATGGAGTTATTAAAAAAACAATTTGGCTCTTCAGTTTATGGAGAAGTGGCAGAAAAGTTACTTCAAGAATCTACATTTCAAGCACTCAAAGAACAAAACATTACACCAGCCAGTCAGCCTAAAATTGATGTCCAAACATCGGGCGAGGATAAAAACTTAGAATTCACTGTTACCGTAGAACAGGTACCAGAAATAAAGAAAATAGATTTTGAAAAAATTACGTTAAATAAATATGAGGTAAAATCAGATAAGAAAGAAATTGAGCAAAGATTAAAAGGTATTGCAGAAAGCAATAAGAAATACGTTGATAAAAAAGACAAGGCAGCAAATGACGATATGGTAGTCTTTAACTTTGAAGCTACAGTTGAGGGAAAGCCATTTGAGGGCAATAAAGGTGAAAAACTTCAGATTGTTTTGGGCAAAGATCTTTTTATTCCAGGTTTTGATAAACAGATGATTGGTTCAAAGCAAGGAGATGAAAAAGTTGCAAAAGTTAAGTTGCCAGAAAACTATCCCAATAAAGAATTGGCAGGCAAACCAGCGGAGTTTAAATGTAAAATTGTAGAAGTAAAAAAACCAGAAGATCAGAAAATTGATGATGCTTTTGCTAAAAATTTCGGCGCCAAAGATCTCAAGGATTTAGAAAGCATGATTGGTAATCAAATTTCCAAGGAATACGAGAGTGTAACAGATCAGCTTTTGAAAAAAGAAATTTTAGACGACTTGGATAAGAAATTTACTTTTGATTTACCCAAGGGATTACTGGACGATGAAGTGCAAAATGTGGAACATTCTTTAGTTCATGAAAAAATGAATGAATTAAAAGCTAAAGGAGAAAAATTTAAGCATGAGCACGATCATGATAAAATTAAATTATCCGATAGCGATAAACAAACTGCTCTAAAGATTGCAAAAAGAAGAGTCAAACTTGCTTTATTGTTAAATAAAACCGGTGAGGAAAATAATATCAAAGTTACTCCAGAAGAATTAAAAATGGAATTAGAAAAGCAACTAAGAAATTATCCAGGACAAGAAAAAAACATTAGAGACTTTTACCAAAAAAATCCTGCTGAATTAACCAAGCTAAAAGGACCTGTCTTTGAAGACAAGGTTGTTGAGCTCATTAAAAGCAAAGGTAAAATAGTGACAAAGGTTATGTCCAAAGAAGAGCTATTGAAGCTATTTAATAATATTGGTGAAGATAGTGAGAAAAAAAAGACTTCCGCTAGTAAAACTAAGGAAAAAGTAGCACCCAGTAAAAATGTAAAAAAAGCCACTCCTAAAAAAACTAGTAAAAAATAG
- a CDS encoding 3-hydroxybutyrate dehydrogenase: MNTELTSSKNVKKVIASSLKKFKKIDVLINCAGIQFVMPIEKYPEKVWRKMIDINLTTPFLFTKELLPVMRKNKWGRIVNIASTHGLIGSVNKSAYTASKHGLVGLTKVTALETAKDPITCNSLCPGFVLTELIQDQIKAVAKNKNIPFLDARVEMLRDKQPSLKFVRKEDIASMIFFLCSQEADQVTGSNISLDGAWTAQ, from the coding sequence ATCAATACAGAGCTCACAAGCTCTAAAAACGTTAAAAAAGTAATAGCTAGTTCTCTTAAAAAATTTAAAAAAATTGATGTGCTGATTAATTGTGCGGGAATTCAATTTGTGATGCCTATTGAAAAGTATCCAGAAAAGGTTTGGAGAAAGATGATAGATATTAATCTTACAACTCCTTTTCTATTCACAAAGGAGCTATTGCCCGTTATGAGAAAAAATAAATGGGGCAGAATTGTTAACATAGCTTCTACCCACGGCTTAATTGGCTCGGTAAATAAATCTGCTTACACAGCTTCTAAGCATGGGTTGGTTGGATTAACAAAAGTAACAGCTCTAGAAACTGCAAAAGATCCAATTACATGTAACTCTTTATGTCCAGGCTTTGTCCTTACGGAACTAATCCAAGATCAAATTAAAGCAGTTGCAAAAAACAAAAATATTCCATTTCTTGATGCTAGGGTAGAAATGTTAAGAGATAAGCAACCTTCATTAAAATTCGTTAGAAAAGAGGATATAGCATCAATGATATTTTTTTTATGTTCTCAGGAAGCTGATCAAGTTACTGGATCAAATATTTCGCTAGACGGGGCATGGACAGCACAATGA
- a CDS encoding SDR family oxidoreductase: protein MKKTILVTGGTGVIGLSIIELFYKKGFNVIAAGIAKANNTKIFKKNLVQKDL, encoded by the coding sequence ATGAAAAAAACGATACTGGTTACTGGCGGCACAGGAGTTATAGGGCTTTCTATCATTGAGCTTTTTTACAAAAAGGGATTCAACGTTATTGCCGCTGGAATAGCTAAGGCCAATAATACAAAAATATTTAAAAAAAATTTAGTTCAAAAAGATCTTTAA
- the glnA gene encoding type I glutamate--ammonia ligase yields MTAENILKTIKDKEIEFVDLRFTDPRGKLQHLTQDVSTVDAEFLNDGTFFDGSSIAGWKAINDSDMILKPDLTRSFVDPFTSHNTLVIFCDIMDPIKKDYYERDPRSIAKKAEAYLKTTGIGDTIYFGPEPEYFVFDDVKISNSMNKVSFEIDSSEGPYNSDKKYENGNMGHRPGVKGGYFPVPPVDSCQDLRAETLKAMKDMGVKVEKHHHEVAPSQHELGTMFDTMVTNADNMQIYKYAAHMVAHSFGKTATFMPKPIKGDNGSGMHCHQSIWKDGKPTFAGDKYAGLSQECLYYIGGIIKHAKALNAFTNATTNSYKRLIPGFEAPVILAYSARNRSAGCRIPFSSSPKGKRVEVRFPDAAGNPYLTFASMLMAGLDGIKNKIDPGKPFDKDLYSLSAEELEGVPQVCGSLREALESLDNDRSFLTAGKVFTDDQISAYIDLKMEEVYNLEHAPHPVEYQMYYSS; encoded by the coding sequence ATGACTGCAGAGAATATTTTAAAAACAATTAAAGATAAAGAGATTGAATTTGTAGACTTGAGGTTTACGGACCCTAGAGGGAAACTTCAACACTTAACTCAAGATGTCAGCACCGTTGATGCTGAATTTTTAAACGATGGAACTTTTTTTGATGGCTCATCTATTGCTGGATGGAAAGCTATTAACGATTCTGACATGATTTTAAAACCAGATTTAACAAGATCTTTTGTTGATCCGTTTACTTCTCATAATACCTTAGTTATTTTTTGCGATATTATGGATCCTATTAAAAAAGATTACTATGAAAGAGATCCAAGATCGATTGCAAAAAAAGCAGAAGCTTATTTAAAAACGACAGGTATTGGTGATACTATTTATTTTGGACCTGAACCTGAATATTTTGTCTTTGATGATGTAAAGATTTCTAACTCCATGAATAAAGTTTCTTTTGAAATTGACAGTTCTGAAGGTCCCTACAATTCAGATAAAAAATATGAAAATGGTAACATGGGTCACAGACCTGGGGTAAAAGGTGGATATTTTCCAGTGCCGCCAGTTGATAGCTGCCAAGACTTAAGAGCTGAAACTTTAAAAGCAATGAAAGACATGGGTGTGAAAGTAGAAAAGCATCATCATGAAGTTGCGCCTTCTCAGCATGAACTAGGAACTATGTTTGATACAATGGTTACTAATGCAGACAATATGCAAATTTATAAATACGCAGCTCATATGGTTGCGCATTCTTTTGGAAAGACTGCAACGTTTATGCCAAAACCAATTAAGGGAGATAATGGTTCGGGCATGCACTGTCACCAATCTATTTGGAAAGATGGTAAGCCAACATTTGCTGGTGATAAGTATGCAGGTCTATCGCAAGAGTGTCTTTATTATATTGGTGGAATCATTAAGCATGCTAAAGCTCTTAATGCATTTACCAACGCCACCACGAACAGTTACAAGAGATTAATTCCTGGGTTTGAAGCTCCGGTTATTCTTGCATACTCTGCAAGAAATAGATCTGCAGGTTGTAGAATACCATTTAGCTCTAGTCCTAAAGGAAAAAGAGTTGAGGTAAGATTCCCAGATGCTGCTGGAAATCCCTATTTAACTTTTGCCTCTATGTTAATGGCAGGACTTGATGGAATTAAAAATAAGATTGATCCAGGAAAACCTTTTGATAAAGATTTATATTCTTTAAGTGCTGAAGAGCTTGAAGGTGTACCGCAAGTTTGTGGTTCCTTACGAGAAGCCCTAGAAAGTCTTGACAACGATAGATCCTTTTTAACTGCGGGCAAGGTGTTTACTGATGATCAAATATCAGCCTACATTGATCTTAAAATGGAAGAGGTTTACAATTTAGAACATGCTCCTCATCCAGTAGAATACCAAATGTACTACAGCTCTTAA
- a CDS encoding DNA gyrase/topoisomerase IV subunit B: MVTKKNNYSAKDIEVLEGLAPVRKRPGMYIGGTDETAYHHLANEIIDNCMDEVVAGEASEITVILNKNGSLTVMDNGRGIPIDKHPKKNKSALEVVMTTLHSGGKFKEDGVYTTSAGLHGVGLSVVNALSSKMKVEVFKKKKIHFQEYSRGKPLNKLAQKGTYPSPHGTRVTFLPDDQIFGKDLIFLPIKIYETCRNKAFLFKGVKIHWECDKSLLSRKENIPNKDTLFYPEGLEQYLKSELSNAKKVHDKFCSLKGDFQDKKGKVELVIQWHDNKNNFTKSFANTVPTSNGGTHESGFRGGVAKAIRKYAKLKNNKTVIKASQEDIFSNASYIVSVFIGNPEFEGQTKNKLSSSFVLKYCDQSVSILFEDWLNRNSKAAKSILTFIEEKIRERNLYELNNNVERQTSFRKIRLPGKLADCASDKTEGTELFIVEGDSAGGSAKQARDRYTQAILPLRGKILNVKNSNTAKILANNEIGNLLQALGCQRGNKYVRKDLRYEKIIIMTDADVDGDHISTLLLTFFFIEMPELIKDGRLFMAVPPLYKISSGAQTFYVRDDKAKDKIVKSFKKNAKIEIGRFKGLGEMMPAQLKETTMNKETRNLIKVSVPTNKIKYKVTSKLINDLMGKDADLRLKFISENAGKILNLDI; encoded by the coding sequence GTGGTAACAAAAAAAAATAACTATTCAGCAAAAGATATTGAGGTTTTGGAGGGTCTTGCTCCGGTAAGAAAAAGGCCAGGAATGTATATTGGTGGTACCGATGAAACAGCTTATCACCACCTAGCAAATGAAATTATAGACAACTGCATGGATGAGGTGGTTGCAGGGGAGGCTTCCGAAATAACAGTTATATTAAATAAAAATGGCTCGTTAACTGTCATGGATAATGGGCGTGGAATTCCAATTGATAAGCATCCTAAAAAAAATAAAAGCGCTTTAGAGGTAGTAATGACTACCCTTCACTCTGGGGGGAAATTTAAAGAAGATGGAGTATACACCACATCAGCTGGACTGCATGGAGTGGGCTTATCGGTAGTCAACGCGCTATCCTCTAAAATGAAAGTGGAAGTTTTTAAAAAGAAAAAAATACACTTTCAGGAATACTCTAGAGGTAAGCCTTTAAATAAGCTTGCCCAAAAAGGAACCTACCCTTCTCCGCACGGTACTAGAGTTACTTTTTTACCTGACGATCAAATATTTGGAAAAGATTTAATATTTCTTCCAATAAAAATTTATGAAACCTGTAGGAATAAAGCTTTTTTATTTAAAGGTGTAAAAATTCACTGGGAGTGTGACAAGAGCCTATTAAGTAGAAAAGAAAATATTCCAAACAAAGATACCCTATTTTATCCGGAAGGATTGGAACAATATTTAAAATCTGAATTATCAAATGCAAAAAAGGTCCACGATAAATTTTGCTCCCTTAAAGGTGATTTTCAAGACAAAAAAGGGAAAGTAGAACTGGTTATTCAATGGCATGATAATAAAAATAATTTTACCAAGTCTTTTGCAAATACAGTTCCGACTTCTAATGGTGGAACTCACGAAAGTGGCTTTAGAGGCGGTGTTGCAAAAGCAATCCGAAAATATGCTAAATTAAAAAACAACAAAACAGTAATTAAAGCCTCTCAAGAAGATATTTTTAGTAACGCTAGTTATATAGTTTCTGTTTTTATAGGTAACCCGGAATTTGAAGGGCAGACTAAAAATAAACTATCTTCTTCTTTTGTGCTAAAATACTGTGATCAATCAGTCTCCATTCTATTCGAAGATTGGCTTAACAGAAATTCAAAAGCTGCAAAATCTATTTTAACTTTTATTGAAGAGAAAATTAGAGAGAGAAATCTTTACGAATTAAATAACAATGTTGAAAGGCAAACCTCTTTTAGAAAAATTCGTCTCCCAGGAAAGTTAGCAGACTGTGCTAGCGACAAAACAGAAGGAACAGAGCTTTTTATTGTAGAAGGTGATTCTGCAGGTGGTTCGGCTAAACAAGCAAGGGACCGCTATACTCAAGCTATATTACCTCTAAGAGGAAAAATTCTAAATGTAAAAAATTCTAATACCGCAAAAATTCTTGCAAATAATGAAATTGGCAATTTGCTCCAGGCATTAGGATGCCAAAGAGGAAATAAATACGTTCGAAAAGATTTACGTTATGAAAAAATTATCATCATGACGGATGCCGATGTGGATGGAGATCACATTTCCACACTTCTGTTAACTTTCTTTTTTATTGAAATGCCTGAATTAATTAAGGATGGCAGATTATTTATGGCTGTTCCTCCATTATATAAAATTAGCTCTGGAGCCCAAACTTTTTACGTAAGGGACGATAAAGCAAAAGATAAGATTGTTAAAAGTTTTAAAAAGAATGCTAAAATTGAAATTGGTAGATTTAAAGGCTTAGGAGAAATGATGCCTGCTCAATTAAAAGAAACTACGATGAATAAAGAGACTAGAAATTTAATTAAAGTATCTGTGCCAACAAATAAGATTAAATATAAAGTAACTAGTAAATTGATAAATGATCTTATGGGAAAAGATGCAGATTTAAGACTTAAATTTATATCTGAAAATGCCGGTAAAATTTTAAATTTAGATATTTAA
- a CDS encoding DMT family transporter, with protein sequence MKLAVAYFFLFSGVVLGSTANSLLKLTEGFTKPLLSMFCSVFIILAIYCLSKAMTVIPAGFTYATYGGLTIAAVTLFGMFRYNQVPNVYGIVGLLFIIIGVILVNYFGRISS encoded by the coding sequence ATGAAGCTTGCAGTTGCCTATTTTTTTCTATTTTCAGGTGTTGTGTTAGGCAGTACGGCCAACAGTCTGCTTAAATTAACGGAAGGTTTCACGAAGCCTTTGCTTTCTATGTTTTGTTCCGTGTTTATTATTCTAGCAATTTATTGTCTTTCTAAAGCGATGACTGTTATTCCGGCCGGATTTACCTACGCTACTTATGGAGGGCTTACAATTGCAGCTGTAACTTTGTTTGGAATGTTTAGATACAATCAAGTTCCAAATGTTTATGGAATTGTAGGATTATTATTTATTATTATTGGCGTAATTTTAGTAAATTATTTTGGAAGAATAAGTTCTTAA
- a CDS encoding glycosyltransferase family 9 protein yields the protein MKEILIFRTDRIGDLLLYLPLINCLKRNYPSSIISIVCSEKNYSYTRDLQLFNKAYLYPKSFIQKIILFIKLFSKKDLIMTLDGKKRSIYFSIFIHSKLKILFSPSLFIKKFFSIFFNYFFYIDYNQSIISYQKEALKLLKLTLIEEDYLLKDRIANKLNYKMPVSKNPILFFNFDEKWIWDNYIKTFENIEPSYEELIYFIEEVVNKKKYTLWISDGLIRNTLFDRLISESHKINEFVYEKIIDDDIKIYLFRKIDIHDLNHLISCSSLILTCHGAPSHLAACNSKKTIDIIDGNEGLLIHKSCSGHFKKTTSLPRENFAKLSKKILNLL from the coding sequence ATGAAGGAAATTTTAATCTTTAGGACAGATCGAATAGGAGATTTGTTGTTATATCTTCCTTTAATAAATTGCTTAAAAAGAAATTATCCCTCTTCAATAATTAGCATTGTCTGCTCTGAAAAAAATTATAGTTACACTCGAGATCTTCAATTATTTAATAAAGCTTATCTTTATCCCAAAAGCTTTATCCAGAAAATAATTTTATTTATTAAACTATTTTCTAAAAAAGATTTAATTATGACTTTGGATGGAAAAAAAAGATCTATCTATTTTTCAATTTTCATACACTCAAAATTGAAAATTCTTTTTTCACCAAGTCTTTTTATTAAAAAATTTTTTTCTATTTTTTTTAATTATTTTTTTTACATAGATTACAATCAATCAATTATTTCTTATCAGAAAGAAGCTTTGAAGTTATTAAAGTTAACTCTTATAGAGGAGGATTATTTGTTAAAAGATAGAATAGCAAATAAGTTAAATTACAAAATGCCAGTAAGCAAAAATCCAATCTTATTTTTTAATTTTGATGAAAAGTGGATTTGGGATAATTATATTAAAACTTTTGAAAATATTGAGCCTAGCTACGAAGAGTTAATTTATTTTATAGAAGAGGTTGTTAATAAGAAAAAATATACCCTTTGGATTTCTGATGGATTAATTAGAAATACTTTATTTGACAGACTGATCTCAGAATCGCATAAAATAAATGAATTTGTTTATGAAAAAATTATTGATGATGATATTAAAATCTATCTTTTTAGAAAAATAGATATTCATGATTTAAATCATTTAATCTCATGCTCTAGTTTAATATTAACTTGCCACGGAGCACCATCTCACCTAGCTGCGTGCAACTCAAAAAAAACTATTGATATTATAGACGGCAACGAAGGACTTTTAATCCACAAAAGTTGCTCTGGGCATTTTAAAAAAACAACATCACTACCAAGAGAAAACTTTGCCAAACTGTCAAAAAAAATTTTAAATCTTTTATAG
- a CDS encoding competence/damage-inducible protein A, which produces MIFSKEFTSAILIIGNEILSGRTVDKNTSFIAKWLGDLGISVEEVKIIPDKEDVIISSLNELRKKYQYVFTTGGIGPTHDDITSESVAKAFGKKYEYNKEAYVILEKYYANSDFNEGRKKMARMPEGATLIYNEQGSAPAFSVENVFVLPGIPSYVELMLPQLKEVLTSGKKIISVSCDAKVRESSMAVELSNIQDKYPDIDIGSYPYSKEGGFGTMLVMRSTNENKIIECKKDIEKMIYVFSAK; this is translated from the coding sequence ATGATTTTCAGCAAAGAATTTACATCAGCCATTCTAATTATAGGTAATGAAATATTATCAGGCAGAACTGTTGATAAAAATACTAGCTTTATAGCAAAATGGTTAGGTGATCTAGGTATTAGCGTAGAAGAAGTAAAGATTATTCCAGATAAAGAAGATGTAATTATCTCTTCTTTAAACGAACTGAGAAAGAAATATCAGTATGTCTTCACTACTGGAGGCATAGGTCCTACCCACGATGATATTACTTCGGAATCGGTAGCAAAGGCTTTTGGAAAAAAATATGAATACAATAAAGAAGCTTATGTCATTCTTGAAAAGTATTATGCGAATTCTGATTTTAATGAAGGTAGAAAAAAAATGGCTAGAATGCCAGAGGGTGCAACCTTAATATATAATGAGCAAGGATCTGCACCGGCCTTTTCAGTAGAAAACGTTTTTGTGTTGCCAGGAATTCCGAGCTATGTAGAGCTGATGCTACCTCAATTAAAGGAGGTTTTAACCAGTGGCAAAAAAATTATTTCCGTTTCTTGTGATGCCAAAGTAAGAGAAAGTAGTATGGCAGTTGAGCTTTCAAACATCCAAGATAAGTACCCAGATATAGACATAGGTAGTTACCCATACTCAAAAGAGGGTGGCTTCGGAACTATGCTCGTAATGAGATCTACAAATGAAAATAAAATTATAGAATGCAAAAAGGATATTGAAAAAATGATTTATGTATTTAGTGCTAAATAA
- the sfsA gene encoding DNA/RNA nuclease SfsA produces MKFKNKLIPSKFQKRYKRFFTDVESKGKTLISHCANSGSMLGLLDEGNKTWISPADNPDRKLKYTLEIINDKKSNVGVNTHLANRIVEEAIEKKIIKEIKNYSEHQREVKFGLHSRLDFQLRNKTKKAFLEVKNVTLSRQNGVAEFPDAVTSRGLKHLEELEKAIKKGYESFLIYLVQREDCKEFKIAKDIDPKYYEGFLKAKKNGVKFISYSCKVNEKEIYINKPIKIIFK; encoded by the coding sequence ATGAAATTTAAAAATAAATTAATACCGTCAAAATTTCAAAAAAGATATAAAAGATTTTTTACGGATGTTGAAAGTAAAGGAAAAACTCTAATTTCTCACTGTGCAAACTCTGGTTCTATGCTAGGACTTTTGGATGAGGGCAATAAAACTTGGATTTCTCCAGCAGACAACCCTGATAGAAAATTAAAATATACTTTAGAAATCATCAATGACAAAAAATCTAACGTAGGGGTTAATACTCATTTGGCTAACCGTATAGTGGAAGAAGCAATTGAAAAAAAGATCATTAAAGAAATTAAAAACTATTCTGAACACCAGCGTGAAGTAAAATTTGGTCTCCACTCTAGGTTAGATTTTCAATTAAGAAACAAAACTAAAAAAGCTTTTTTAGAAGTTAAGAATGTAACCCTGTCCAGGCAAAATGGAGTTGCAGAATTTCCTGATGCTGTAACTTCTAGAGGATTAAAGCATTTAGAGGAATTGGAGAAAGCTATAAAAAAAGGATACGAATCTTTTTTAATTTATCTAGTGCAGCGTGAAGACTGTAAAGAGTTTAAAATAGCTAAAGATATAGACCCCAAGTATTATGAGGGTTTTTTAAAAGCTAAAAAAAATGGAGTTAAATTTATAAGTTATTCGTGTAAAGTGAATGAAAAAGAAATTTACATAAACAAACCAATAAAAATTATATTTAAATAA
- the map gene encoding type I methionyl aminopeptidase has product MSIQQYSQEDFKKLKKAGCITARALDFLDDKIKPGITTNYIDRIVSEFLKSNNATSAPLFYKGFTKSICTSVNHVVCHGIPSEKILEDGDIVNIDITSYIDEFHGDASRMYCVGTPSVKAKKLVDVTYESLVRAIKILKPGVTLGDIGYEIQNFVENEGFSVVRDFCGHGIGRLFHEEPSVVHYGKKNQGMKIKEGMVFTIEPMINAGNFQTKVLNDGWTAVTKDKSLSAQFEHTVGITSNGCEIFTLSNKHDKELNQ; this is encoded by the coding sequence GTGTCTATTCAACAATACTCCCAAGAAGATTTTAAAAAATTAAAAAAAGCAGGTTGCATAACTGCTCGGGCTTTAGATTTTTTAGATGATAAAATAAAACCAGGTATCACAACCAATTACATAGATAGAATTGTCTCAGAATTTCTTAAATCAAACAATGCTACTTCCGCTCCACTATTTTACAAGGGCTTTACTAAGTCTATATGCACCTCTGTAAACCACGTCGTTTGTCATGGCATACCTTCTGAAAAAATATTAGAAGATGGAGATATCGTAAATATAGATATCACTAGCTACATTGACGAGTTTCATGGTGATGCTTCTAGAATGTATTGCGTGGGTACCCCTTCTGTTAAAGCTAAAAAATTAGTGGATGTAACTTATGAGTCTTTGGTTCGTGCAATTAAAATATTAAAACCAGGAGTTACCTTGGGAGATATTGGCTATGAAATTCAAAACTTTGTAGAAAACGAGGGATTTTCAGTTGTCAGGGATTTTTGCGGTCATGGAATAGGTAGATTGTTTCATGAAGAACCGAGCGTTGTTCATTACGGTAAAAAAAATCAAGGCATGAAAATTAAAGAAGGAATGGTTTTTACAATTGAGCCTATGATTAATGCTGGAAATTTTCAAACAAAAGTATTAAATGATGGTTGGACAGCAGTTACAAAAGATAAGTCATTATCAGCTCAATTTGAACACACTGTTGGTATAACTAGTAATGGTTGCGAAATTTTTACATTGTCCAACAAACACGATAAAGAATTAAATCAATGA
- the purB gene encoding adenylosuccinate lyase: MIPRYSRDIVTSIWSQETKYKIWLDIEIYAAEAMEKYKIIPKGVAAKVRKKSKINVKRIDDIEKITKHDVIAFLTSIAEKVGPEAKFLHQGMTSSDVLDTCFNIQLQRSGKILLDDLDQLLKALKKRAIQHKKTICMGRSHGIHAEPVTFGLKLATYYEEFKRNKKRLESAVKEISTCAISGAVGTFAHITPKVEQYVSKKLNLIPEPISTQIIPRDRHAQFFSVLGIIASSAERLATEIRHLQRTEVLEAEEYFSSGQKGSSAMPHKRNPVLTENITGLARMVRSYVFPAMENIVLWHERDISHSSVERNIGPDATVTLDFLLNRLTGVVKNLVVHKGNMLSNMNKFKGLVFSQGVMLKLTQKGVKRENAYKVVQSNAMKTWDKKEDFYTNLSKDKLIKKHLTTKELGQLFDLNYHTKNVNHIFSRVFKK; encoded by the coding sequence ATGATACCAAGATACAGCAGAGATATCGTTACCAGTATTTGGTCCCAAGAAACTAAATATAAAATATGGCTAGATATTGAAATTTATGCGGCTGAAGCCATGGAAAAATATAAAATTATTCCAAAAGGAGTTGCTGCCAAGGTAAGAAAAAAATCAAAGATTAATGTTAAGCGAATTGATGACATTGAGAAAATCACTAAACATGATGTGATTGCGTTTTTAACGTCCATTGCAGAAAAAGTTGGACCAGAAGCAAAATTTCTTCATCAGGGCATGACCTCTTCGGATGTATTAGACACTTGCTTTAATATCCAGCTTCAAAGATCAGGAAAAATACTACTAGATGATCTAGATCAACTTCTAAAGGCACTTAAAAAAAGAGCCATACAGCACAAGAAAACGATTTGTATGGGTCGAAGTCACGGAATTCATGCAGAACCAGTTACGTTTGGTTTAAAATTAGCAACCTATTATGAAGAATTTAAAAGAAATAAAAAAAGATTAGAAAGTGCTGTTAAAGAGATATCTACCTGTGCAATTTCAGGAGCGGTGGGAACATTTGCTCATATCACTCCTAAAGTAGAGCAGTATGTTTCTAAAAAATTAAATTTAATTCCAGAACCTATCTCTACACAGATAATTCCAAGAGATAGACATGCTCAGTTTTTTAGTGTGTTAGGAATTATTGCAAGTTCAGCAGAACGTCTTGCTACAGAAATACGTCACTTACAAAGAACCGAAGTTTTAGAAGCAGAAGAATATTTTTCATCTGGGCAAAAGGGATCTTCCGCTATGCCACACAAAAGAAATCCCGTGCTGACCGAAAATATTACTGGCTTGGCAAGAATGGTTAGAAGCTACGTATTTCCCGCTATGGAAAATATTGTTCTTTGGCACGAAAGAGATATTAGTCATTCTAGCGTAGAAAGAAATATTGGTCCTGATGCAACTGTTACTTTAGATTTTTTACTTAATAGATTAACCGGAGTTGTTAAAAATTTAGTAGTCCATAAGGGAAATATGCTTTCTAATATGAACAAGTTTAAAGGCTTAGTATTTTCTCAAGGTGTAATGCTAAAACTAACTCAAAAAGGTGTTAAAAGAGAAAATGCTTATAAAGTAGTACAAAGCAACGCTATGAAAACATGGGATAAAAAAGAAGATTTTTATACTAATTTAAGTAAAGATAAGTTAATTAAAAAACATCTAACAACAAAAGAACTTGGGCAACTGTTTGACCTCAACTATCATACTAAAAATGTTAATCATATTTTTTCAAGGGTATTTAAAAAATGA